The proteins below come from a single Roseiflexus sp. RS-1 genomic window:
- a CDS encoding glycosyltransferase family 4 protein has translation MNIAFIDSWVQSSAEGSGTAVAIGGLQRTLQQRGVQVTRLTPIQPWPRNLTVRRLLFNLYVPALLNRLRYDLVVGFDIDGFLWSKRARRTPYLVSIKGVLAEEARQERGFVRRLLWSLSRLERINARNADGVITTSAYCREAIRRHYGVAHQRVQLVPEGIDLARWQRIAQATPRRSDGATILCVARQYPRKHIADLLRAMPLVRAAVPAARAVIVGDGPEHARLRALAAELRLGAAVNLVGAIPDDDVVAQMYFQADVFCLPSVQEGFGIVFLEAMASGLPIVATTAAAIPEVVPHRRAGLLVPPGDVGALAEALIELLRNPDQRAAYGAFGRMQVEGYDWNVVADRFIEQVEPFVGGTAAHPAGQGDSRELDKVDKVAYDYTRKSVKVTQGTQVCP, from the coding sequence GTGAACATCGCTTTCATCGATTCGTGGGTTCAATCAAGTGCAGAAGGGAGCGGCACCGCCGTTGCAATCGGCGGACTGCAACGCACACTCCAGCAGCGCGGCGTCCAGGTCACGCGCCTGACGCCCATCCAGCCCTGGCCCCGCAACCTGACAGTGCGCCGACTGTTGTTCAACCTGTATGTGCCAGCGCTCCTCAATCGCCTGCGGTACGATCTTGTCGTTGGCTTCGACATCGATGGTTTTCTCTGGTCGAAGCGCGCACGACGCACCCCGTATCTGGTGAGCATCAAGGGGGTTCTGGCGGAAGAAGCGCGCCAGGAACGGGGCTTCGTGCGGCGCCTGCTCTGGTCGCTATCACGGCTCGAAAGGATCAACGCGCGCAATGCCGATGGCGTCATTACGACCTCGGCATACTGCCGGGAAGCGATCCGGCGACACTACGGCGTAGCGCATCAACGGGTGCAGCTAGTTCCTGAAGGGATCGATCTGGCGCGCTGGCAACGCATTGCGCAGGCGACGCCCCGCCGCAGCGACGGCGCAACGATCCTCTGTGTGGCGCGCCAGTACCCGCGCAAGCATATTGCAGACCTGTTACGCGCCATGCCACTGGTTCGTGCGGCTGTTCCCGCAGCGCGTGCGGTGATTGTCGGCGATGGACCGGAACACGCCCGCCTGCGCGCGCTTGCCGCTGAACTGCGCCTCGGCGCAGCGGTGAACCTGGTCGGCGCCATTCCTGATGACGACGTGGTGGCGCAGATGTACTTCCAGGCCGACGTGTTCTGCCTGCCGAGCGTGCAGGAAGGGTTCGGCATCGTCTTTCTCGAAGCCATGGCCAGCGGTTTGCCGATCGTTGCAACCACTGCCGCAGCAATCCCCGAAGTCGTGCCGCATCGCCGCGCCGGATTGCTCGTGCCGCCAGGCGACGTCGGCGCACTGGCGGAAGCGCTGATCGAACTGCTGCGCAACCCGGATCAGCGCGCAGCGTATGGCGCCTTCGGTCGAATGCAGGTCGAAGGGTATGACTGGAACGTGGTCGCCGACCGGTTCATCGAGCAGGTCGAGCCGTTCGTTGGTGGAACTGCGGCGCATCCAGCCGGGCAGGGCGACTCGAGAGAACTTGACAAAGTAGATAAAGTTGCCTATGATTATACCAGGAAATCTGTCAAAGTCACTCAAGGAACGCAGGTATGTCCGTAA
- a CDS encoding DUF4395 domain-containing protein, which yields MSVNQNHVTLPGFDRTALRVNQAAMIVLLLAAFVANMPWLAATTAIIMALGAISPSLALFQRLYRDVLRPAGLLRPDIHQEDAAPHRFAQGMGATVLILASLALFLGAPTVGWALALLVVALAAINLVFGFCVGCFIFFQIQRLAHSR from the coding sequence ATGTCCGTAAACCAGAATCACGTGACCCTGCCTGGATTCGACCGCACTGCGCTACGGGTCAATCAGGCAGCGATGATCGTCCTCTTGCTTGCAGCATTCGTCGCCAATATGCCATGGCTGGCAGCAACAACAGCAATCATCATGGCGCTTGGTGCGATCTCACCTTCACTGGCGCTGTTCCAGCGTCTCTACCGGGATGTGTTGCGCCCTGCCGGATTGCTGCGACCCGATATTCATCAGGAAGATGCGGCGCCGCACCGTTTTGCACAGGGGATGGGGGCGACGGTGCTCATTCTGGCAAGTCTTGCGTTGTTTCTCGGTGCACCGACGGTTGGATGGGCGCTGGCGCTGCTGGTCGTTGCGCTTGCGGCGATCAACCTGGTGTTCGGCTTCTGCGTCGGATGCTTCATTTTCTTCCAGATTCAGCGCCTGGCGCACAGCCGGTAG